From Quercus robur chromosome 8, dhQueRobu3.1, whole genome shotgun sequence:
actaatttatttattttatataaaaagaaaactttggTTTCTCTTACAAATTAAAATACcctaaaaatacatatttttataattaaatatataaaacagATATTAAATATTTTCGTATTATATTAGTATAATGAATTTTTAATACTTGCAactagaatataatttttttttttttcttaaggcATGTCATTATCTATCTACTAGCAtttgagcacgcgcgtgagtGCATGTTCAAAGGCTCatctatttttttagataaaagttaataatttgtatatattataatttagaaatatatctttttatttttcaaacatataaaaatgataaactttagagataaacaataactataatttcttttttaaacgtgaaggggaaaaaattctaaggcttcgtttgggagttcataaggaaataaaataaaatagaatagaatggaatgattataagggaatggaatggaatgtatttaagtaagggaaatgaatgggaaagaatggaatgaaattaagtaaccttgattggatgttgtaaaataaaggaatgaaaataaatggaatgtaagtaatcttgtttgggagtaacatagagggaatgaaatgaaatcattttatgaaaatattactattagacccctattttaaaataaatggttgagtatataggggtattttaagagttttagtaaaaaattcattaaatctaatttcatttatTCCCATTTctcccaatttcggggggaatggaaatttgagattttaaggggATAGAGAGGAACAAGTGTTTCCTCCTACCTATTTCATTACCTCCCACTTAAATTCCCAAATAAGAGAAtgaactttccattccctccattaaaactcctaaacaagggaatgaaagaatattataaaattattctttttaaactTTTCCATTCCAtcctcccaaacgaggcctaagttttaggaattctctttttaaattcaaaatgaaatttgttatttgacatttatgatcatatttttaaatgaagttatCATTCATTAATGAgtgtatttttgaaacacatAAAAGTCCAGTTGAAAGAGAGGAATTCTCACCACTGCGCACCTTTAGTccggtggtcactccacaagtataaatgcttatgGAGTGTAGGGGGTAAGGGCTAGGGTTTAAGTCTCCAGGAGagagtttcatacacatatacacttagattaggttaaaagagaaattctattttgtatcaaaaaaaaaaaaaaaaaaaaaaagaagaagaaagaaagagaggaatcatcttatatatagtatctatactatatataagagaattcctaaaacttaggattttttcctcttcacattcaaaaaagaaattacagatactacttatctctaaagtttatcatttttatttgtttgaaaagtaaaaaaaatatttctaaattataatatatgaaaattattaacctttatctaaaaaattataggataatgaaattattaaaagaatatatttttttcatataaaaaatattttttaaatggaaatttcaatatttgtagttccatattttaatatttatgctAAATATAAACTTTTCTACAGGTTCATTataatcttaaatttttatcTACTAAGTTTTTTCTACCATTTGAATGATTAGATTTTATTACCATAtatgattctaaaaaaataaaagaggattTTATtaccatatataatttgaatgattagattttattaccatatataatatgtatgtatatatattagatgttaaataaaaataaaataattttaaattacaaaaatacgagacaataaataatttttattattttgttgttttactAAGTACGTGAATGAAGGAATATAAGAAACATTGAATCCCACTAACttgtattaatttttctttaaaatataattaaaattttgaaaaatacttATAcactaaatatattaaatactTAATTAGTTGactttttgtaaatataataaaaataatataagtatGCTACtaattgaatttgaatataataaaagaaacaaCTTAACCTATATTGTTCTTTTTTAGACTcgaatattttcttatatttgtaaTATATCCATATGTAAATgtaattatggttttttttttttacaattttatgctatatatttttattaatgttttaCTTATTTCGTACTTATAcatattccattccattcattcTAAATGTTACTAACACAATCCTTATTAATAGATTTATGTGTctgatttaataaataattgacaaccttataaaaaaaaatcattgacaactatttttttattctaaaatatatatatatatatatatatcatttgcATCAAATTCATAAAAAGGTCAAACATTTATTCCAAAGTTTGTTCCTTGATAAAAGGGTTAGTACTTAGTGGTTATATTTTATTATCACAAAATAATTCCTTCTTACTTTTGCTAAATcccaaaataataatcaaaatataaaaatcagtAGTACCAAATTACAAATATTCTTTTCAAACGTTACATGTCACGGCGAAACTGGAGTTGAAGACCCAAAGATCTTATGTTTAAACAGCTGTAAACTCAAATAGGGAAAAACAACCATCTTTCTTATATAGTTTGCTACTTTCCTTTTACTATTGTCAGCACAGctgtttagagagagagagagagagagagagagagagagtacttgtCTTTGATTCAATCTGTTGACTGAGAAGAGCCGGCATAGGCCGACTATGTAGGTAGTGCTATTATCATATGCGTGTGTCGtgtgtgtaaatatatatatatatatatatatatatatatatttatatatataatcagataatataaaatgaatGCGCGTTGAACCAATAAACCAATCCAATAAAAGCCGTTCTTTCGTGGCAAACAAGTCTAAATaccctctctttctttttctttctctctctatctcaattctcaaattcCTACttgtatgggcttgggctttttcttatctttaatctttgatttttgaagTTAAATAAGTCTTTGCATATTTGAATGGATgggtgtttttgattttgattgctgAATTCTGAATTGGGTCAGTTCGAATTTCAATAAAAGAGCACAAgaagtttttggtttttatggtAGTCAATTCTTTGAAAAGTTCGTGGTTTTTGATAaggtcttttttgtttgtttatgaaTTGGGTATTGGGAGAAGTTTGAATTACTGAATAAAGATCATATTTTTAGTTGGTTGTAGTTCATGGTTGTTCTTGATTGGTATATGTACTGAACATAGATCATATTTTTAGTTCTAGGAGAATTGTGTTGGTGAAGGAGTAAAGTATTGTTGTTTGAATGGATTTTAGTGTTTTAGAAAGTTTAGGATTGGTTTTAGGAGGAGAATTGTGTTACTGCTGATAAGGAAGGAATTGCTGGTTCATTGAAATTTGGTGCTAAAGCACAACATGGGGTCCGCCTGTGCTAAAGCTTCTTCGGCTGTTCAAGACAGAGACAGCCAAGAGAGCCCAAGAAAGAGATTGGCATCTTTGAGTAGACGATCATCGAATTCACGGGTGAATTCTTCAAGAAGACATGAGGGAGTGTTGAGATACCATGGTGGTGAGGTGAAGGCTATGCGCTTTGATAAGAAAGCGAATGCTTCTATGCGAGTTTATGATGATCAGATTGAGAagaggaggagagagaagagtgaAGCCTCTGTTATGGAACTCCCCTACGTGGGAAGGGTACCAAAGGCTACACAGGGAGAGCAGGTTGCAGCAGGCTGGCCGGCTTGGCTTTCTAACGCGGCCGGGGAAGCTATCAAGGGATGGCTACCGCGGAGCGCAACTACTTTTGAGAAGTTAGAAAAGGTATGTTCCATGCTTTAACCGATGATcaatttaaattcatgtttaAAGTTTGACTATTGGTATTGCTTAGTGAATACTCTTGCAATATTTGCAGGAAATTAATATGTCCAAATAAgccattatttttttccttgaattaaTTTTGTTGATGCGACCTGATGGTGAATTTACATTCTTGTTCTATAGTTTGACCATTGGTATTGGCAAGTGAATACTCTTACAATTGAAATTGATATGTCCAATTTCATTGATGTGAGATTAGTTAAATTACAGCTTTGGGGATTTTTGattgaatgtaaaaattataGTTCACTGTTTATTTCACACTTTGTTTTTTAGAAGTATGTGGTTTCTTGCAGTAGATGAGTATAATCAGATTATGTCAGTCAAGATATTGTGTGAACAATCTGCCAACCCACCCGTGAAAATGAATGGACTATAACTTGTGTTTGTACTTTTTAGGATGTTGAAAGTTCATGCCATTTACCGAACCTAAATTCTTTAAATAGTTTTGGAGGGAGATTCTGTGTAAATTACTGGTCTCCATGTTGATATTATCATTCCTGCTGGTTTAACATGGTGACATCTCTGCAGATTGGCCAAGGAACTTATAGTAATGTTTACAAGGCTCGAGATGTAACTCATAATAAAATTGTTGCTTTGAAAAAAGTACGATTTGATAATCTTGATTGTGAGAGTGTCAAGTTTATGGCAAGGGAAATCATCATTTTGCGGAGGCTTGATCATCGGAATATAATAAAGCTGGAAGGCTTAATCACATCACAGATGTCTCGCAGTTTATACCTTGTTTTTGAGTATATGGAGCATGATCTTACAGGGCTTGCATCACATCCTGGCATAAAATTCTCAGAACCACAGGtatttgttataatgttttttaggTTCTACCAGACTTCTGATTAATTTGGTATCTCATTGTTGAGATTTTTACGTACAAAAGGTCATCTCTGGATGCAATGTATACCTTTCTTAGCCTTTGCTGAAATCAATTATCTGGAGGAAATCTTGGTGCAGCATTTTCCTTAATTCTGCCTAATACTATTGTGTTTGCTATGATGCCAAAATTCTAAACttatacttatttttatgtcaGGTTAAATGTTACATGCAGCAACTTTTAAGTGCACTTGATCATTGTCATAGTCGTGGTATCCTGCATCGTGACATAAAGGGCTCAAATCTTCTTATTGACAATAATGGCATTTTGAAGATTGCAGATTTTGGCTTAGCTACTTCTTATGATCCTCATCACAGTGTTCCACTGACAAGTCGAGTGGTCACTCTTTGGTATCGACCACCAGAACTTTTACTTGGAGCATCCCACTATGGAGTTGCAGTGGATTTATGGAGTACTGGTTGCATTCTGGGGGAATTATATTCTGGCAAGCCCATATTGCCAGGAAAAACAGAGGTACCATTTCTAGGAATCTGTTTTCACAAAATTCTTGTAATTGATGCCTTTTACTACCCACTGgatcaaattatttttaaggtATGTGCATGCATACTTATCATAAAATGcagaaacatgaaaaaaaaaaaaaaaaaaaaaagatcccaTCCTTATGCTGCTAACAAATTTGACCAAATTCATATATTGGGGTTGTTTGAAGATTGGATTTACATGTAAATGAACTCATCCCATATGGTCTGTTGCTAGGCAATCCTAGTTCTCAATATGTTCCATTTAAGTCGTGGTCAATTTCTGGATTGTAATAGACGTTGTCAAGTTTCAACCCATCATTTACAAACTATTGTTGTCATTGCTGTTGTTACTAGTGTTATTTGTTGGAGGTCTTCATTGCCTGAATTTGATGcaacttatttttttcctagTGCTTCACAATGTTTCCTGTATGACACTTTATGGTTTAATTGaatctctcttttctcctcCTATGATAACTTGCAGACATACATATTCTCTTGCAAATGTGCAGAAATGGGTGTTTCCAGTTTTCTTACATTAGCATGTTGGTATCATATATAATTGGTACCTTACATGTGTATGTTGGTGGTTgagctttttatatttatacCTTGTAGGTTGAGCAGTTGCATAAGATTTTTAAGCTCTGTGGCTCACCTTCAGAGGATTATTGGCGAAAATTGAAGTTACCACATTCAACATACTTCAGGCCACCACAGTCTTATAGACGATGTGTTGCTGAAACAATGAAAGATTTTCCGGCTGCTGCATTGGGGCTTCTTGAGACCTTACTTTCCGTTGATCCTGCACATAGAGGAACTGCTGCTTTGGCTCTCAAGAGTGAGGTATGTAGGTTTTATGCCTCTGAGAAATGcagtaaataaataatttggttGACATTGAATCCTTTATGGTCTGAAACATATTTCTGCACATCCTTCTTTATAACACACTCAGTGGCAGTCTTTTGGATTGCCGATTTATATGATTCTCctatatttttactttaattttttttagttcctaAATTTCGTACTTTGTTTTTCCTTCTCACTGCCAAAAAACAGTTTTCTCCCTCTCCACCAGTATCTTAAAGACCTGTAATTGATTAAGAGAATAAGATCAAAGCTGGAAGAGAGGTCAGCTTGAAGAATACAGAGAAGGGGAGAAACTGACACTAACATGATAACTACATTGAAAACAACTTCTGAGgatacaaaatattaaaaacagaaaaaagaaagcaagaaaagataatagaaaagattaaaaaaaaatgcaaaaatctTTCACCATTTATGACCACCCTACCTACCCCTATCCTAATAAGATTCTAATCCTATCATCTAGAAAAATGAGATTATTTTCTGGGGAGTGTAGACTGCATATGGACTATTTAGTGTTTATAGATGCTTCTAGGTGGCTGACTATTAGATCCATTTTTGTAATCAATAATTGATGTTTCTCTAAAAACGGTTATTGCTATTTCTTTTATTCACAATAGTGGTTGTAATATCTCCCTCAAAACACCCAGGAATATTGGGAAAAAAGTGCTGCTAATGTGATCATCCTAATTGCAGATGGTATATCTGATGTTTTAGATTGACCCCTTTGTGTGGAGATATCTATATGAGAATCAGTGAATAACATCCAAATAAATGTTAACCTTTTTTACATCCTCAGAATATAGAAACCTGAGGGGTTCGAAACAATTGCTGTAACAACACTGGATTAGCTCTAGAACCTTTGTTAACATAGTCTATTATTGATTGTTGCAAGCAACCACCTTTCCACTGTGGATAGGGAACCACCTTTGGGAACTCATGCCGGTTACTGGCTACAGAGTTCAGATTAACATTACTCAGATACTCTAATGATGA
This genomic window contains:
- the LOC126695550 gene encoding probable serine/threonine-protein kinase At1g54610; translation: MGSACAKASSAVQDRDSQESPRKRLASLSRRSSNSRVNSSRRHEGVLRYHGGEVKAMRFDKKANASMRVYDDQIEKRRREKSEASVMELPYVGRVPKATQGEQVAAGWPAWLSNAAGEAIKGWLPRSATTFEKLEKIGQGTYSNVYKARDVTHNKIVALKKVRFDNLDCESVKFMAREIIILRRLDHRNIIKLEGLITSQMSRSLYLVFEYMEHDLTGLASHPGIKFSEPQVKCYMQQLLSALDHCHSRGILHRDIKGSNLLIDNNGILKIADFGLATSYDPHHSVPLTSRVVTLWYRPPELLLGASHYGVAVDLWSTGCILGELYSGKPILPGKTEVEQLHKIFKLCGSPSEDYWRKLKLPHSTYFRPPQSYRRCVAETMKDFPAAALGLLETLLSVDPAHRGTAALALKSEFFTTKPLACDPSTLPKYPPCKEIDAKVRDEARRERKVDLERRGQNESRAIPASNSNMQSVMSMQRRQNQTSSKSQSEVFNPRREGAVSGLLVAPPKQPRAVKEVRADYSERLRKRFSQSGPLADGPEWTKSGKKLDDPQAVSTAIDLSKLSGLAATRTLLSEGHQEKIGPSQSEKTEQMGRFSGSVNALQSKRKQDQNCYTQMVGDFPQIEDGKASAKESSLHGHGHKGNKIYVSGPLLNSSNNVDQMLKDHDRKIQEFSRRARLDKTRAEKVHAHGKQVIAN